The DNA segment CCGAAAAATAGCGGCCCAAATCCTCCTCGTTTTCAATATCGGGATAAAACTCGTAGCAGTCCAGATTTTGCGTAAGGTTGATCAGGTCTGCCACGCTGGAAGTATGACTGCCACAGTCAATCACAGCCTCGAATTTTTCCAAGTCGCTCTGATCCAGTTCGGAGAGCAGGCAGGCAAGATGGTTGAGCTCGTCCAGATTTTCGTATTCCGTCAGATAGTCATAGAGCCCCAGCACATCGCCATCAAAGCTGGTAATGAAAAACTCCTCATACCGCACCCCGTCCACGCCGATGCGCTTTAGGAGCGCCTGCACTTCCTCCGTGGTAGTGGGGAATTTCAGCGTTTCTCCTACCACTTCGCCCTCGTTGTATTTCCCCAGGTTCGTGATGTAGGCTTCAAAAAGGGCCGCCATCAGCGGCGGCCCTGGCCCTTGACGGTCAAAATGCCTTCAAGGGTAGTAGCCGTGATCCCCAGGCGCTGGGCAACGGCGATGTCGTTTTTCATGGCCTCGGTCATGGTATGGCCGCAGACCACCAGCACATGAGAGCGGCGGAGCAGATCGCGGCTCATATCAATGCCGCTTTTATGCTCCTCGGGAATTGCATCATTGAGAAACAAAGGCAGATACAGGGGAGGGCAGATGGGAGAAAACCCCGCCTCGTACACCGCCCGGCAATACCGGGCCGCCTGTTCCGCGTTTTCACTGTCGCCGCCAAGCCATGCGGCGGTAATATAAGCAAGTGGGCGTTTCATTGTCAAAACCTCCGATCTTTTATTAAGGATACTTCAGCCCAATCCCCCCGCCCTTTCCCATTCATGGGAAAGGGGGCGGCTCTGGAGGATATATGCCCCCGCCGCGCCGTTTTAAGTAGCACAGCCGGGGCAGACCGTCAAGGGCAAGCCGCCGCAAGCGGCGGTGCGTTGCACCCTTGACGGCCCACTCCCGGCTGTGCAGGAATATAGGCGGCGACGGGGGATATATCACCACAGAGCCTTCTGCAAGAGGGGCGGGGCCCCTCGGGACAATTTGTCTCGAAGTGGATAGGTTACTTGTCTTTTTCCATCTTTTTCGGGGCTTTTGCCAGCTCGGGCGGCTGTTTCTCTTTCCACTCGTCCAGCAAGGTCATAATCTGCTCCTTCATTTTGGCGGGTGTAACCTCCTTGCCAAAATATTTCTCCAGTTCAGCCATCGAAATAATCACGCCGCGATCCTCCTTTTTCTTTTCTGATAAGATGCCGTCAATCACATCGCCGTTGAGCTTGCCCTCCTTATCCAGCTCCCGGAGCTGTTTGGCCTGGGCCAGAGAGGGGGACGCCTGCTCCCCGTCAATGGAAACGGCAATCAGACGCTGGTTTTTCGGCTTGATGTAAGAGAGCTCCACCGCAGGCATAAAGCCCATCTTTTTATCGTCCACCTTGTTTATGAGCTCCGGGACAAGATGGTTAAGGCGCAGATAGCGCATGACTTTCTTATAATTCATGCCATGCGCGTTACCCACGATCTCAACGGAGCGTTTTCCTACATCCCCTTCGGCCACGCCTTTCAGCCGCCCGCCCTGGTGCTTAATGTCCTCCACTTCCAGATCCAAAAGGGCGGCCAGCTCGCTGGGGAGCGTCTGATCCCTCTGCTTATTGCTGTCCTTCATGGCCTCAACCGCCTCATGGTCGGTCATATCCCGGACAATAAAGGGCATTTCCTCCAGGCCCGCCAGCTCACTGCCGCGACAGCGCCGATGGCCCGCCACAATCTCATAGCCGTTTCCGTCCTTTTCGGGGCGGGCAAGGCCGGGAACCATAACGCCGTTGAGCTTGATGGACTCCACCGTTTCCTGCATTTTGGCATCGTCCCGCACCTTGAACGGGTGGGGCCGGAATGTGTGGAACGGATGGAGCTCGGAAAGTTTCAGATAAACCAGCTTGCCCTCCTCAACGGGACGGGGCGGCACAGCAGGCTCCTGCGGGGCCTGCTCCGGGGGAGCAGCCTCCTTTGTGGGAGTACCTTTCCCGGCATCCGGAGGAGCCGGAGCCTCGGGCGCTTTCCCGCCACTTCGGGACAATTTGTCTCGTTTGGACGGCTGGGCCTCGCCGGGGGCCGCCTTGTCAGCCTTAGACGGGCGGCCCTTGCGGGACCCGGCCTTCTTCGGTGCTTTTTCAGACTCCGCCTCGGTGTGCTCCGCCTTTTCAGATTTCGGGGGACGGCCACGGCGCGGCTTTTCGGGCTCCCCCTTTTCAGCGGCAGGATGCTCCATCGCGGGAGCCCCGGCCTCCTGTTCCGGGGGCGTTTCCGCTTTTTCCACCTCGGCCCGGGCCGCCCGGCGCTTATCCGCCATGAGCGCGTCAATCTGATCCGCAGAGATGACCACATCACCGGGCTCGGCAGGCCCGGCCTGCTCCGGCTGGTGTTCGGGAGCCGTGGCCTCACTGCGGGCTGGATCAGCCGCAACGGGCGCGGGAGCCTCCTCGGTTTTTGCCGCCTCGGGCCCCGTGTTCAGTTTTTCATCTGCCATTCACTAACCTCCTTTTCGTGAAAGTTGCACAATTTTCGGGCTTAAATTTCTGTAATTATTTTTTGGCCTCCTTCCGGTCTATCCACGCAAAAAAGCCGCCCAAGATAGCACCTGGACGGCCTTTCGCGTAATGTGATAGATCAATTTTTATTTTTTTCGGATTGCAGGCTCCGAAAAGCCTTGTATTTACAGCGTTCCTAATATGAAACAATCATAGGAAAAGGGTACCCTTTCCGTAAAAATCACTCGTTTTCGTCTATGACAGAAAGAGAGATTTTTGATTGTTGGGAATATCCCAAACCCACACCAAACTGGGATTTTTCTAACTGGGATTTATCTTCTTATATACTTTCTATCAAATCTTTTAAATAGAAAGTTGGTGTAACCATTGCTATTTTGCCTCCTGTATTATCACTCATTGTTCCATGCATAATGCCATGACACCAAGTGCGTTCTTTAGTAATTTGTATTACTCCATTTGAAGAATATCCTAAATCAAACACTGGGCATCCAGAATATCCTCCTACACTTGGGTTTTCTAAGCAAAAAAATTCAGACAACGTATGTGTATCAGCACGACTAAGTGTTACAAATCCAGATGAGGCATATGAACGAAATGTAAATGGAGAAAAGGAACCCTCCGTCCCTAAACCATGAGGAAAACCAATTGCAGTTAATTCATAATCTCTAGAAACAGGTTTATGTTCAAGATTAAAATGATTTAAGGGGAAGAATCTATTTTCCATAAACTTCATATTCTCATCTGTAAAATGAATAGGAAGTATGCTTATATCAGCAGTTTTATGGTATTTCCAATCGGTTATTTTACCAAACATTGAAAGTGGCAAATTTTCTGACTTTCCACCTTTTGTTGCAATTATAATTTGTGTAAAATTTGTTGTTTCGCACGCTACATGACTTGCAGTAAGAATCCATCCTCGAATTTTATTTTCATCGACCGAAGAACTAACAAACATTCCTGTGCCAACATTATATTGTGATTCACTTAATGGTGTTCTTAGTTCACATACAACTTTAAAAGCATCATCTCTAGTAATTATCATTTTCGATTATCTCCCTCATAAAAATTCAAAGTTGCCGCTTTGTATAGAAATATTATAGCAACCATATATAAATTTTTCTATTACATTCCTCATTTGTCGAAATAGCAGAGCCATCCACACTCGCCAACGGTCGAGATGAATGGGCTTCGCCCGCCGCTGACAGGTCTGTCCATCCCTGCTTATATGGCAGACAAGAGAGTGAAAGCAACGAGTGCTTTCGCTCTCGTATAGTATGGTTTTTCTTATATCTGCCCGTATCATTTTATATCGTCATAGAAAATCTGGGCACCATTTGGGTACCAAAGTGGCAAAATCATTGGTTTTATAAGTGCCCTAATGAACGGAAAATCCTGTATTTACAATGGCTTTCACAGCTCAAGACTTTTAGATAACAAAAAACTAATACTATTTTTTATGATAAAAGAACCAAACGATACCATACTTATAAAATCGTTTGGTTCTTTATTTGAATTTTTTATTATATCATATATCATTTCTTTTGTCAAATTACCATTTTTTCATTTTTTCAAAATTCCTGGCTTTGAATCGCGTTGGCAACTCTGGTATCCTTATAGCAGGATATCCTAAAAATATTTTTAGAAAGGAGTACCTGCACTTAGCCGGCGAGTGTTGGGAAAACATTATGTACCTTGAAAATCAAATAAATGCGGAAACATTCCAGGAACTCTGGCAGCAGGCATCGGAAAAGCCGACGAAATATGATCGCGTTCTTATTTCGCCCAAGGCAAATATGGCCGCCATACGGGACTATGGGCACTTTAGAATAAAAAACGCCTTTATCATAGTACAGTCTGGCACTATATGGCATGAATGGGAAATCTCTGACTTTAAACTCTTGAAATGTTCAGGTACATTTTCTTTCAATGCCAAAAGTATAAGGAATATAGCCGTATGCGTGGGGGAAGAAACGGAGGAACCGTCCTATCTTTTCTTTAAAGATATGGAAGAAGCATCATCCCATGATCTCTTTGCCATTGGCGCGGTAGAAACGGAAAAATGCATTTTAGCTTTCTGTTTTGATTGGCAAAACAGAAAAAATCAGTATCTCGTCGCAGATAACTACGACGGTGAAGATTCCGATCTCTTCTACATAATGAGAACACTAAAAGAATTACCTGACCGAAAGGAAGATATGAATGAAACAGCACATACCAGGAGCGAATATCCTATGGAAGGAATCCAAAATGGAGCGTCTACGTAACATCCGTCAGGGAGCACAAGCTCTCCCTGATGATGAGGAAGATACGGCTCCTCTTATTAGTAACGGAGAATTCTCTTCTCCTGTTAATAATAAAGAACATAACGAATTCCACAAGAAGCAGCATCGCCTAAAGGCAAATGGCCTATCGAAGGAATCCGGGATGATTCGTCCACGTGATATCCGTCAGGGAGCACAAGCTCTCCCTGATGATGAGGAAGATACGGCTCCTCTTATTAGTAACGGAGAATTCTCTTCTCCTGTTAATAATAAAGAGCATAACGAATTCCACAAGAAGCAGCATCGCCTAAAGGCAAATGGCCTATCGAAGGAATCCGGGATGATTCGTCCACGTGATATCCGTCAAGGGGCACATGCGCTTCCTAACAACGAGGATATAGTTCTCCCCATTAACAGCGAGAACTCTGTTCTCCCTGACAAC comes from the Eubacteriaceae bacterium Marseille-Q4139 genome and includes:
- a CDS encoding antirestriction protein ArdA, translated to MAALFEAYITNLGKYNEGEVVGETLKFPTTTEEVQALLKRIGVDGVRYEEFFITSFDGDVLGLYDYLTEYENLDELNHLACLLSELDQSDLEKFEAVIDCGSHTSSVADLINLTQNLDCYEFYPDIENEEDLGRYFSEDLPIPDELKDYFDYEAYGRDISINKSGHFAPGGYIVQTSGDFKEFYRDTKDIPAEHRVFSYPKLSIREQMAAYKEIIDGSSLEGYRKLSNKEREER
- a CDS encoding ParB/RepB/Spo0J family partition protein; protein product: MADEKLNTGPEAAKTEEAPAPVAADPARSEATAPEHQPEQAGPAEPGDVVISADQIDALMADKRRAARAEVEKAETPPEQEAGAPAMEHPAAEKGEPEKPRRGRPPKSEKAEHTEAESEKAPKKAGSRKGRPSKADKAAPGEAQPSKRDKLSRSGGKAPEAPAPPDAGKGTPTKEAAPPEQAPQEPAVPPRPVEEGKLVYLKLSELHPFHTFRPHPFKVRDDAKMQETVESIKLNGVMVPGLARPEKDGNGYEIVAGHRRCRGSELAGLEEMPFIVRDMTDHEAVEAMKDSNKQRDQTLPSELAALLDLEVEDIKHQGGRLKGVAEGDVGKRSVEIVGNAHGMNYKKVMRYLRLNHLVPELINKVDDKKMGFMPAVELSYIKPKNQRLIAVSIDGEQASPSLAQAKQLRELDKEGKLNGDVIDGILSEKKKEDRGVIISMAELEKYFGKEVTPAKMKEQIMTLLDEWKEKQPPELAKAPKKMEKDK
- a CDS encoding trypsin-like peptidase domain-containing protein; its protein translation is MIITRDDAFKVVCELRTPLSESQYNVGTGMFVSSSVDENKIRGWILTASHVACETTNFTQIIIATKGGKSENLPLSMFGKITDWKYHKTADISILPIHFTDENMKFMENRFFPLNHFNLEHKPVSRDYELTAIGFPHGLGTEGSFSPFTFRSYASSGFVTLSRADTHTLSEFFCLENPSVGGYSGCPVFDLGYSSNGVIQITKERTWCHGIMHGTMSDNTGGKIAMVTPTFYLKDLIESI